In a single window of the Thalassoglobus sp. JC818 genome:
- a CDS encoding cyclopropane-fatty-acyl-phospholipid synthase family protein: MSDMPSKESRQLAAAKSFWTHLAEHVNAAFSIRLWDGTEIPLGDSVIPGRAVSISSPGVVTSLIRRPTLDNLARHFALKHIDFHGADLYTFLADLRTKHSRRNLKGISKWKAIKSLFPFILGTAESTDVDHCYAGDELGLHREQAENKDFIQFHYDLSNEFYSLFLDPEMVYSCAYFTDWSNSLEQAQHDKLDMICRKLMLQPGETFLDIGCGWGALVCHAAKEYGVKAHGITLSEEQLAFANNKIQSLGLEDRVTVELKDYAHLTGTYDKIASIGMVEHVGIDNMGLYMQTVNKLLPDNGLFLCHGITRPAKATQKQFRKMRPERRLLAKYIFPGGELDHIGHMLQSMEAHKFEVHDVEGWRDHYALTCKLWCQKLSQHEQQAIEMIGEERYRMWLLYLAGVSFALGDGSACIYQTIGRKRASKGISGMPSTREHLYKPKTANHSQVERRAA; encoded by the coding sequence ATGTCTGATATGCCTTCGAAGGAATCTCGCCAGCTTGCCGCCGCAAAATCTTTCTGGACTCATCTCGCTGAGCACGTCAATGCAGCGTTTTCGATCCGGCTTTGGGACGGAACTGAGATTCCCCTCGGAGATTCTGTGATCCCCGGCCGGGCAGTCTCGATTTCCAGCCCGGGCGTTGTGACATCACTGATCCGGCGACCGACACTCGACAATCTGGCTCGCCACTTCGCACTCAAGCACATCGATTTTCACGGTGCTGATCTCTACACCTTTCTCGCCGATCTCCGCACAAAACACTCACGGCGAAACCTCAAAGGCATCAGCAAGTGGAAAGCCATCAAATCGCTGTTCCCGTTCATCCTGGGAACTGCGGAATCGACCGATGTCGACCACTGCTATGCAGGTGACGAACTTGGGCTTCACCGAGAACAAGCTGAGAACAAAGACTTCATCCAATTTCACTACGACTTGAGCAACGAGTTTTACTCGCTGTTTCTCGATCCAGAAATGGTTTACTCGTGTGCGTATTTCACTGACTGGTCGAACTCGCTCGAGCAGGCTCAGCACGACAAGCTCGACATGATCTGCCGTAAGCTGATGCTGCAGCCGGGAGAAACATTTCTCGACATTGGCTGCGGCTGGGGTGCTCTCGTCTGTCATGCAGCCAAAGAGTACGGCGTGAAAGCCCACGGAATCACACTCTCAGAAGAGCAACTCGCTTTCGCGAATAACAAAATCCAATCACTCGGGCTCGAAGATCGCGTTACGGTTGAGCTCAAAGACTACGCCCACCTGACCGGGACTTACGACAAGATTGCCAGCATCGGAATGGTCGAGCACGTTGGCATCGACAACATGGGTCTATACATGCAGACGGTCAACAAGCTGCTGCCGGACAACGGATTGTTCCTCTGTCACGGAATCACACGGCCTGCGAAAGCAACTCAAAAGCAGTTCCGCAAAATGCGTCCCGAACGTCGGCTGCTCGCGAAATACATTTTCCCAGGCGGTGAACTCGATCACATCGGGCACATGCTGCAATCGATGGAAGCCCACAAATTCGAAGTTCACGATGTCGAAGGATGGCGAGATCACTACGCTTTAACCTGCAAACTGTGGTGTCAGAAACTCTCCCAACACGAGCAGCAAGCCATCGAAATGATCGGTGAAGAACGTTACCGCATGTGGTTGTTGTACCTCGCCGGCGTCTCGTTCGCTTTGGGAGATGGATCGGCATGTATCTACCAGACGATCGGCAGAAAGCGCGCATCGAAAGGCATCTCAGGTATGCCATCCACTCGCGAGCACTTGTACAAACCGAAGACTGCTAATCACTCGCAGGTTGAGCGCCGGGCGGCTTAA
- a CDS encoding calcineurin-like phosphoesterase family protein yields the protein MARLLLLTIVTGVLLLSLMLVSLPGETSVSLEDTPPTAKGLVFHDKNGNGVADPGEPGLEGVRVSNGSDIVATNSEGRYELPISSDTTLFVIKPRNWRTPLNELNLPQFYYHHKPIGSPKSKYPGVLPTGPLPKSVDFAMTPQEEPENFKAIMFGDTQPRNQKEVDYIAHDVIEELIGTDAAFGVTLGDIVFNDLGVMPAMNKTVALLGIPWYNVVGNHDINMDAPSRKLANETFEHFYGPSYYSFDYGPVHFIVVDDIEWVVPQGDGRSTYRGGIGPEQLKFIETDLAQIPEDQMVVLMMHIPIIGVHDRHDLYRLIEQRPLCISISGHTHHHEHVWITDVDGWNGPKPHHHIINVTVCGSWWRGTPDERGIPHATMADGAPNGYSILNFDGNDYKLDYYAASRGSNYQMEMDAPEVVTPDNSHESLVYANVFNGDQHTTVKMRVADGEWIEMDHAREIDPKYLRTYQSELKILEKNAGLFTEIPQPKASTHLWKANLPASLPLGTHRIHIQAVDRHGRQFDDSRIIRVEE from the coding sequence ATGGCTCGTTTGCTTTTACTGACAATTGTCACAGGAGTTCTACTCCTCAGTCTCATGCTGGTGAGTTTGCCCGGCGAGACTTCTGTCTCTCTCGAAGACACTCCTCCCACAGCTAAAGGACTCGTTTTCCACGACAAGAACGGAAACGGCGTAGCTGATCCCGGTGAACCGGGGCTGGAAGGCGTTCGCGTATCGAATGGTTCCGATATCGTCGCGACCAATTCAGAAGGCCGGTACGAGTTGCCGATTTCGAGTGACACGACTCTCTTCGTGATCAAGCCACGAAACTGGCGGACTCCGCTCAACGAACTGAACCTGCCACAGTTTTACTATCACCACAAACCGATCGGGTCCCCAAAGTCTAAGTATCCAGGAGTTCTCCCGACGGGCCCACTGCCAAAGTCCGTGGACTTTGCGATGACGCCTCAGGAAGAGCCTGAGAACTTTAAAGCAATCATGTTCGGGGATACCCAACCTCGAAACCAGAAAGAAGTCGATTACATCGCCCATGACGTGATCGAAGAACTGATCGGAACAGATGCAGCCTTCGGCGTCACACTCGGAGATATCGTGTTCAATGATCTGGGTGTGATGCCTGCGATGAATAAAACCGTCGCGCTGCTCGGCATTCCGTGGTACAACGTCGTCGGAAATCACGACATCAACATGGACGCCCCCAGCCGAAAGCTTGCAAACGAAACCTTTGAGCATTTTTACGGTCCGTCGTACTACTCATTCGACTATGGTCCTGTGCACTTTATCGTCGTCGACGACATCGAATGGGTTGTCCCGCAAGGCGACGGTCGCTCCACATACCGCGGCGGAATTGGCCCGGAACAACTGAAGTTCATTGAGACCGACCTCGCACAGATTCCTGAAGACCAGATGGTCGTGCTCATGATGCACATTCCGATCATTGGTGTGCATGATCGCCACGACCTCTATCGACTTATCGAACAACGTCCGCTTTGCATCTCAATCTCCGGTCATACGCATCATCATGAGCACGTCTGGATCACCGACGTTGACGGTTGGAACGGACCAAAACCGCATCACCACATCATTAACGTCACTGTGTGCGGCAGCTGGTGGAGAGGAACACCAGATGAACGCGGAATTCCTCACGCCACCATGGCCGACGGTGCTCCGAACGGATACTCCATCCTGAACTTCGACGGGAACGATTACAAACTCGACTACTACGCCGCCAGTCGTGGATCGAACTACCAGATGGAAATGGATGCTCCCGAAGTCGTGACTCCCGACAATTCACACGAATCGCTCGTCTACGCGAACGTCTTCAACGGCGACCAGCACACCACAGTCAAGATGCGAGTCGCCGATGGAGAGTGGATCGAAATGGACCACGCTCGCGAAATTGATCCGAAGTACTTGCGAACTTATCAGTCCGAGTTGAAGATCCTCGAAAAGAACGCTGGCTTGTTTACAGAAATCCCGCAGCCGAAAGCTTCGACTCACCTCTGGAAAGCGAATCTGCCTGCTTCACTCCCACTCGGAACTCACCGAATTCACATTCAGGCTGTTGATCGACATGGTCGCCAGTTCGATGACTCTCGAATCATCCGAGTTGAAGAGTAA
- a CDS encoding protein-tyrosine-phosphatase, translated as MHSFNFAIVTAWALGLTSIMFGSTLIADDLFEELDQYVEQRLTEFDQIPIERQTQLNKLTSYIRARQASDLPVKMTFICTHNSRRSHMCQLWSAVAAHYFDVESYQSFSGGTEATAFNPRAVAALNRTGMNIELNQPGSNPVYVVRFSKASPVQSCFSKIYDSPPNPSSEFCAVMTCSSADKSCPEVQGAQLRVAIPYEDPKIADGTPEESQAYDNRSAQIAREMLYVFAQLKNDNSNVGK; from the coding sequence ATGCATTCATTCAACTTCGCAATCGTTACAGCATGGGCCTTGGGGCTCACTTCGATTATGTTTGGATCGACTCTGATTGCCGACGACCTCTTTGAAGAACTCGACCAGTACGTGGAACAGCGTCTCACTGAGTTCGATCAAATTCCGATCGAGCGTCAAACGCAATTGAACAAGCTGACGAGCTATATTCGCGCACGTCAGGCGTCTGATCTGCCCGTGAAGATGACATTCATTTGCACACACAACTCCCGGCGCAGCCATATGTGTCAGCTCTGGTCGGCAGTTGCGGCTCACTATTTCGACGTGGAGAGCTATCAATCATTTTCAGGCGGAACAGAAGCCACCGCCTTCAACCCGCGAGCTGTCGCTGCACTGAATCGAACAGGAATGAATATCGAACTGAATCAACCCGGTTCAAACCCTGTCTATGTCGTTCGATTCTCGAAAGCCAGCCCGGTTCAATCTTGCTTTTCGAAAATCTACGACAGTCCGCCGAATCCATCCTCTGAGTTTTGTGCTGTCATGACGTGTTCGAGTGCTGACAAGAGTTGCCCGGAAGTTCAAGGAGCGCAGCTGCGCGTGGCGATTCCTTACGAGGATCCCAAAATTGCCGACGGAACGCCGGAAGAATCACAGGCGTATGACAACCGCTCAGCTCAAATCGCTCGTGAGATGCTGTATGTCTTCGCCCAATTGAAGAACGACAATTCCAACGTCGGCAAATAG
- a CDS encoding MFS transporter → MNTTVTAIETPTGSSPAEVSESTHSVRGFVSLLITQFLGAANDNVLKGVLIYMVIDGAWKGQLGSGGQGIVSACLSIPFLLLSGMAGQFADRHSKRFVSILVKVVEIPIAIVAMIGFWTGNLWVTLLSLIALACQSAFFGPAKYGMIPELVPVSRISRANGLIGMMSNVAVIVGTLSAGVIADYYSPLPREGVPTPPAMLWLPGIVLVVVAVLGLMAISFMTPLAPGRKSIQYSWNPSTGYMWAIKEMAKGPLLLIAIASGYFYFLAGLALLIIPEYTVVLQRYEVSRSEVSVLLGILGLAIGIGSAVAGYVSGSKIRPVLIPIGGVALAVLFFLLGTIPPTLPDKAPTIRILFSSHAGLILGAGIAAGFYLIPLQALLQRLSTTHERGRVLGASSGISFGFLTVAALLYPILRPLFTNASGEHPEKIFLLCSGFMVAGLIGFGIVLKRSKLTLKDVS, encoded by the coding sequence ATGAACACGACAGTGACTGCAATTGAAACTCCAACAGGCAGCAGCCCGGCAGAAGTGTCCGAGTCGACACATTCCGTCCGCGGGTTTGTGTCGCTGTTGATCACTCAGTTTCTCGGAGCTGCCAACGACAACGTTTTGAAGGGAGTCTTGATCTACATGGTGATCGACGGCGCCTGGAAAGGACAACTCGGCTCCGGGGGGCAGGGAATTGTCAGTGCTTGTTTGTCGATCCCGTTCTTGCTTCTCTCCGGGATGGCGGGACAGTTTGCCGATCGGCACAGCAAGAGGTTTGTCAGCATACTGGTGAAGGTGGTCGAGATTCCAATCGCGATCGTTGCGATGATCGGTTTCTGGACCGGAAACCTTTGGGTGACATTGTTGAGTCTGATTGCTCTGGCGTGTCAAAGCGCTTTCTTTGGACCTGCAAAGTACGGAATGATTCCCGAACTCGTCCCGGTGAGTCGCATCAGCCGCGCGAATGGCCTGATCGGAATGATGTCGAATGTAGCTGTAATTGTGGGAACTCTGTCCGCCGGAGTGATTGCCGATTACTACAGCCCACTTCCACGAGAGGGCGTTCCGACACCGCCTGCGATGCTCTGGTTGCCCGGTATTGTGTTAGTTGTCGTCGCGGTCTTAGGCTTGATGGCAATCAGTTTTATGACTCCTCTCGCTCCGGGAAGGAAGTCGATTCAATACAGTTGGAATCCATCAACGGGATACATGTGGGCCATCAAAGAGATGGCCAAAGGGCCGCTGCTGCTGATCGCGATTGCGTCCGGTTACTTCTATTTTCTGGCTGGTTTGGCTCTGCTGATTATCCCCGAATACACAGTCGTTTTGCAGCGATACGAAGTTTCTCGCTCTGAAGTGAGCGTGCTTCTCGGAATTCTCGGCCTCGCAATCGGGATCGGAAGCGCCGTCGCGGGATATGTTTCTGGCTCGAAGATTCGTCCGGTTTTGATTCCCATTGGCGGCGTGGCATTGGCAGTCTTGTTCTTTCTGTTGGGGACCATTCCTCCGACGCTGCCAGACAAAGCTCCGACGATCCGAATACTATTCAGTTCGCACGCAGGTTTGATTCTCGGAGCAGGGATTGCCGCAGGGTTTTATCTGATTCCGTTGCAGGCTCTGCTTCAACGTCTTTCGACAACACATGAACGCGGCCGTGTTCTTGGAGCATCGAGCGGGATTTCGTTCGGGTTTCTCACCGTGGCAGCGCTCTTGTATCCCATCCTCCGACCGCTCTTCACGAACGCATCCGGTGAACATCCAGAGAAGATTTTCCTTCTCTGTTCCGGGTTCATGGTGGCAGGATTGATCGGCTTCGGGATCGTCCTGAAACGCTCGAAGCTGACACTCAAAGACGTTTCCTGA
- a CDS encoding TrkA C-terminal domain-containing protein codes for MDESTQQLLSLLVVVGLGLLFGKVSLRGISLGTSGVVFVALVAGHFGFRVPETAGQIGVVLFVYCLGIGAGSSFFQVLFSQGKSLSLMAGAMILSGGLTTWFLAQVFSLKADLAGGLFAGALTSTPALAAAIDSLPPGSKAAVGFGIAYPFGVICVIVFIQLIAKQFINSEELQKSDDTQASGDGAISNVLVEISNPAVIGKRPSQVTSLSNSKCQISRVLVDGRLQPLKGDFVFEAGQKVLIVGGANRLGGIVEVLGQSTESGDYIRDTDRQRRRVVVTSSEVVGKTLEQLHLRSRMGITVTRVFRQEIEFVPSPKDEIYFGDALTVIGEPEAISEFVRFAGHRERTLDETDLISLVAGLSLGILLGQVRFGFGDLSITLGMAGGPLIVGLILGRVRKIGPLAVRIPPAAKLLLGEVGLALFLAQAGASAGQKFVSVIAQYGLVLCLVSICVVTVPLIVGVVMARRLFKIGWLEALGGICGAMTSTPGLGAITSTVDSSRPATSYATAYPLALILITLLTPALIAFIG; via the coding sequence ATGGACGAGTCGACGCAGCAACTTCTCTCTCTGCTGGTTGTTGTCGGTCTCGGTTTGCTGTTCGGCAAAGTGAGTCTGCGAGGAATCTCGCTGGGGACATCGGGAGTCGTGTTCGTTGCCCTCGTCGCTGGGCATTTTGGATTCCGCGTGCCTGAGACAGCCGGCCAAATCGGTGTTGTGCTCTTCGTCTACTGCCTGGGAATCGGAGCCGGGTCGAGTTTCTTCCAAGTCCTGTTCTCACAGGGGAAGTCGTTGTCGCTGATGGCAGGCGCGATGATTCTCTCGGGTGGGCTCACGACGTGGTTCTTGGCTCAGGTTTTCAGTTTGAAAGCAGATCTTGCCGGTGGGCTCTTTGCCGGAGCGTTGACCAGTACTCCAGCCCTCGCTGCGGCGATCGATTCGCTTCCTCCCGGTTCCAAAGCAGCTGTCGGTTTTGGAATCGCTTATCCCTTTGGCGTGATCTGTGTGATCGTTTTCATTCAGTTGATTGCCAAGCAGTTCATCAACTCGGAGGAGTTGCAGAAATCTGATGACACACAAGCTTCAGGTGATGGCGCAATTTCCAACGTGCTCGTGGAGATCTCCAACCCCGCTGTCATCGGTAAACGACCCAGCCAGGTGACGTCATTGTCGAACTCCAAGTGCCAGATTTCTCGAGTACTCGTCGATGGACGTTTACAGCCCTTGAAAGGAGATTTTGTTTTTGAGGCTGGTCAGAAGGTTCTGATCGTGGGTGGAGCGAACCGACTGGGAGGGATTGTTGAAGTTCTCGGGCAATCAACCGAAAGCGGCGACTACATAAGAGACACTGATCGTCAGCGGCGACGTGTTGTCGTGACTTCCAGTGAGGTGGTCGGAAAAACTCTCGAACAGCTTCATCTTCGCAGCCGAATGGGAATCACGGTGACGCGAGTCTTTCGGCAGGAGATTGAATTTGTTCCCAGCCCGAAGGATGAGATTTACTTCGGAGATGCACTGACCGTGATTGGAGAGCCGGAAGCAATTTCTGAGTTTGTCCGGTTTGCAGGCCATCGTGAGCGGACGCTTGATGAGACGGATCTGATTTCGCTCGTCGCAGGGCTGAGCCTTGGTATTTTACTGGGGCAGGTTCGGTTTGGCTTTGGCGATTTATCGATCACTCTCGGAATGGCGGGAGGACCGCTCATCGTCGGGCTGATTCTGGGACGCGTTCGAAAAATCGGTCCATTGGCAGTTCGTATTCCGCCCGCCGCCAAGTTGTTGCTGGGAGAAGTTGGACTGGCGCTGTTCCTCGCTCAAGCTGGTGCGAGTGCCGGGCAGAAATTTGTATCGGTGATTGCACAATACGGGCTGGTCTTGTGTCTGGTTTCGATTTGCGTCGTCACCGTTCCGCTGATTGTGGGAGTGGTCATGGCTCGCCGACTGTTCAAGATCGGATGGTTAGAAGCACTCGGCGGAATCTGCGGAGCGATGACTTCCACTCCGGGGCTGGGGGCGATTACTTCGACGGTCGATTCGAGTCGGCCAGCGACGAGCTATGCGACCGCTTATCCGCTTGCTCTCATTCTCATCACGCTCCTGACACCTGCTTTGATCGCATTCATTGGCTGA
- a CDS encoding sialidase family protein, with protein MAAIVSIPFPACRVFFMRIFTQCALFVLLSSHSTLFAQDEEQSSNAPPKSRKISIPLIDLASDVSRQVIVDREAGQYLGHPTTLLLEDGETILCVYPKGHGRGPIVYKRSNDGGLTWSDRLPTPENWSTSKETPTLHRVISSDGTRRLILWSGLYPARIAVSEDDGSSWTPLKTAGDWGGIVVMSSLVPTGKPGAYRAFFHDDGRFFQESGQAENPRIFTLYQTLSTDGGLTWESPEAILARSDLHLCEPGAVFSPDGSELALLLRENSRTRNSHIIFSSDAGETWSSSVELPASLTGDRHTAKYSPDGRLVISFRDMAHESPTRGDWVAWVGSYEQLRSGGEGDYRVRLMDNTHGADCAYPGVEILPDGTFVATTYGHWTAGEEPYIVSVRFKLDELDNLVE; from the coding sequence ATGGCCGCGATCGTTTCCATTCCGTTCCCAGCCTGCAGAGTTTTCTTCATGCGAATCTTCACTCAATGCGCGCTATTCGTCCTTCTCTCATCTCACTCCACATTGTTCGCACAAGATGAAGAGCAATCCTCGAACGCTCCCCCGAAGTCTCGGAAGATCTCGATTCCGTTGATCGACCTTGCTTCGGACGTTTCGCGACAGGTGATCGTCGACCGAGAAGCTGGGCAATACCTGGGACATCCTACGACGCTGCTTTTGGAGGACGGTGAGACAATTCTTTGCGTCTACCCCAAGGGCCACGGGCGCGGTCCGATTGTTTACAAGCGCAGCAACGATGGAGGTCTAACCTGGAGTGACCGCTTGCCGACTCCGGAAAACTGGTCGACCAGCAAGGAAACTCCGACTTTGCATCGAGTCATTTCCTCCGACGGAACGCGTCGACTCATTCTCTGGTCCGGACTCTACCCCGCCCGCATTGCAGTCAGCGAAGATGATGGGAGTTCATGGACACCGCTGAAAACTGCCGGGGACTGGGGCGGAATTGTCGTCATGAGTTCACTCGTTCCGACTGGAAAGCCCGGAGCTTATCGTGCATTTTTCCACGACGACGGCCGCTTCTTTCAAGAATCTGGCCAAGCTGAAAATCCCAGAATCTTTACGCTTTACCAAACGCTATCGACTGATGGCGGTTTAACCTGGGAGAGCCCCGAAGCGATCCTCGCACGATCTGATTTACATTTGTGTGAACCGGGGGCTGTCTTCTCTCCCGATGGGAGCGAACTTGCCTTGCTTCTGCGTGAGAACAGCCGAACTCGAAATTCGCACATCATCTTCAGCTCCGATGCTGGCGAGACATGGTCGAGTTCGGTTGAACTCCCTGCTTCATTGACTGGAGATCGCCATACAGCGAAGTATTCTCCCGATGGGCGGCTGGTGATTTCATTCCGCGACATGGCTCACGAGAGCCCGACTCGAGGAGATTGGGTGGCTTGGGTTGGCTCGTACGAGCAACTTCGCTCCGGCGGTGAGGGAGATTATCGGGTGCGTCTCATGGACAACACACACGGGGCTGACTGTGCTTATCCCGGTGTCGAAATCCTTCCCGATGGGACTTTCGTGGCGACTACATACGGCCACTGGACTGCTGGCGAAGAACCGTACATCGTCTCCGTGCGGTTCAAGCTCGATGAACTGGACAACCTGGTCGAATAA
- a CDS encoding DcaP family trimeric outer membrane transporter: MSKSFALVIGLLIVVFAQNLSGQEPPPDSNFLLPELPQVPVQVDEVFAEPSSSIVASPPFENLRRFQGRFNTNDTSFGIGTDLYSAPDFEGGLIVVGDNVAMKIGGYVKADFIYDFSPIDSMDSFITTSIPVGAPPRTNTRFHARQTRMSFDTRWASNERLIQIYVEGDFFGDGSTFRLRHAYGEVGPLLVGKTWTTFTDVSAFPSTLDFEGSVSSVNRRQALARWTTGLPGFSEDVTAAVAVEDPSFIYELPPGVVGNVRTVAPDFVSRIRYSPDWGQFQAANVLRIGGFQMPHDDVTTGFGWGFNFSAVKTVGTSSKIYSQIVFGKGIGSFRSLPDAAPDSLTSVEPVGMFGWMVGITHDWNEELSSNFTYAENTLDNAPLQPPSDVQKTTYLAVNLLWTPLERVTTGVEYLYGVRTNVDEDSAAAHRLQASFIFDLP, from the coding sequence ATGTCAAAGTCATTCGCGCTGGTCATCGGCTTGCTCATCGTTGTGTTCGCCCAGAACCTCTCTGGGCAGGAGCCTCCACCTGACAGCAACTTCTTGCTGCCGGAACTCCCTCAAGTTCCTGTTCAAGTTGATGAAGTCTTTGCCGAACCATCGTCGTCGATTGTTGCATCGCCTCCGTTTGAAAACCTCAGACGTTTTCAAGGACGCTTCAACACGAATGACACTTCCTTCGGGATTGGAACCGACCTCTATTCAGCTCCGGACTTTGAGGGCGGGCTAATTGTTGTCGGAGACAACGTCGCCATGAAGATTGGTGGCTATGTCAAAGCGGACTTCATCTACGACTTCTCTCCAATCGACTCGATGGACTCCTTCATCACGACGAGTATTCCGGTCGGAGCCCCTCCCCGGACGAATACTCGATTCCATGCGCGTCAAACGCGGATGAGCTTCGATACTCGCTGGGCATCGAACGAACGATTGATCCAGATCTACGTCGAAGGCGACTTCTTTGGAGACGGTTCGACGTTTCGACTGCGACACGCTTACGGGGAAGTTGGACCGCTGCTCGTCGGGAAAACCTGGACGACGTTCACAGATGTCAGCGCCTTTCCTTCGACTCTCGATTTCGAAGGCTCAGTCTCGAGCGTCAATCGACGCCAGGCGCTCGCGCGCTGGACAACTGGTCTGCCCGGCTTCTCAGAAGACGTGACGGCAGCCGTCGCGGTCGAAGATCCTTCGTTCATTTACGAACTTCCGCCAGGAGTCGTCGGGAACGTTCGAACTGTCGCGCCGGACTTCGTCTCGCGTATCCGCTACAGCCCTGATTGGGGACAATTCCAGGCAGCGAATGTCCTGCGCATCGGAGGATTTCAAATGCCTCACGATGACGTGACGACGGGATTTGGCTGGGGATTCAACTTCAGCGCGGTGAAGACAGTCGGAACCAGTTCGAAGATTTACAGCCAGATCGTCTTCGGAAAGGGAATCGGAAGTTTTCGCTCGCTTCCCGATGCAGCTCCTGATTCGTTGACGAGCGTTGAACCAGTTGGAATGTTTGGCTGGATGGTCGGCATCACCCACGATTGGAATGAGGAGCTGAGCTCCAACTTCACCTACGCAGAAAACACCCTCGATAACGCTCCCCTGCAACCACCGTCAGATGTGCAGAAGACAACTTACCTCGCTGTGAATCTACTTTGGACACCGCTTGAGAGAGTAACGACAGGCGTTGAGTATCTGTACGGCGTCCGCACAAACGTTGACGAAGATTCCGCCGCTGCTCATCGGCTGCAAGCTTCATTCATCTTCGACCTGCCATAG
- a CDS encoding GDSL-type esterase/lipase family protein has translation MERTEIDSPEHPVLAEIADIERDIQLLREMDERVNQRSEGSQNAPTPSERPKLTNRNIWPLLSLSLNMLLLAGGFSLFLMLGGVNWLQAKLTKVDRKAGYATNRESFFECSPVSEGDIVVVGDSQLDFVEWHELLGSEVRNRAVNGAVLAEIQRRLSEIVDCRPRCVIVNGGINDFQGGRDVEEVKQQFRSMLTMLANKDFEIILVPCFPINSRIYHEQIVRTHPRIHPPEQAEVGALAELINEVNETSSKVHVVDISPFLNGEGELAEEYTFDGLHINGSAAVMLADQIRGILETIPTASAENVATATE, from the coding sequence GTGGAACGAACTGAGATCGATTCCCCTGAACATCCCGTACTCGCCGAAATTGCTGATATCGAGCGCGATATCCAGCTGCTTCGTGAAATGGATGAACGGGTGAATCAGCGTTCTGAGGGCTCACAGAATGCTCCGACTCCGTCCGAGCGACCGAAGCTAACGAATCGCAATATCTGGCCATTGCTGTCCTTAAGCCTGAACATGTTGCTCCTCGCTGGTGGATTCAGTCTCTTTTTGATGCTCGGCGGAGTGAACTGGCTGCAGGCAAAACTGACCAAAGTCGATCGAAAAGCAGGCTACGCGACGAATCGAGAAAGCTTCTTTGAGTGCTCACCGGTTTCAGAGGGAGACATTGTCGTCGTCGGAGACAGCCAACTCGATTTCGTCGAATGGCACGAACTGCTGGGAAGCGAAGTTAGAAATCGTGCCGTTAATGGAGCGGTGCTGGCAGAAATTCAGCGTCGACTCTCAGAGATTGTCGACTGCCGTCCTCGCTGCGTCATCGTGAATGGTGGGATCAACGACTTTCAGGGCGGAAGAGATGTTGAAGAAGTGAAGCAGCAGTTTCGGTCGATGCTCACAATGCTGGCCAACAAAGATTTTGAGATCATTCTTGTCCCGTGCTTCCCGATCAATTCGCGGATTTATCACGAACAAATCGTGCGGACACATCCGAGAATTCATCCTCCAGAACAGGCGGAAGTCGGAGCTCTTGCTGAGCTCATTAACGAAGTGAACGAGACTTCTTCAAAAGTTCACGTTGTCGATATCAGTCCTTTTCTGAATGGAGAGGGAGAGCTCGCAGAGGAATACACGTTCGACGGGCTTCACATCAACGGTTCAGCGGCAGTGATGCTCGCCGACCAGATTCGCGGAATCCTCGAAACGATCCCAACTGCTTCCGCTGAGAACGTGGCAACAGCGACCGAATAA